Proteins from one uncultured Desulfuromonas sp. genomic window:
- the murI gene encoding glutamate racemase — protein MSLSENAIGVFDSGVGGLTVLHELRRLLPGENLVYLGDTARVPYGTKSPETVCSYSEQAAEFLLGKQVKMIVVACNTASSFALERLQQRLPVPVVGVILPGARCAVRLSRRHVVGVIGTHGTVSSDAYPRALKALRPDMQVVSEPCPLFVPLAEEGWAEHPVAHQVAQEYLAPLLEQQIDTLVLGCTHYPLLKSTLRQVLPDTVQLVDSAQETALEVKELLSAHGLLNPGERGSWTFFVTDVPTRFVQVGQGFLGEPVTPVTRISLPVCPDCAQELSL, from the coding sequence TTGTCTTTATCTGAAAACGCCATCGGTGTCTTTGATTCAGGTGTGGGCGGCCTGACCGTGTTGCACGAGTTGCGCAGGCTATTGCCGGGAGAGAATCTGGTTTATCTTGGTGACACCGCGCGGGTTCCTTATGGAACCAAAAGTCCTGAAACCGTTTGTAGTTACTCTGAACAGGCGGCTGAATTTTTGCTGGGCAAGCAGGTCAAAATGATTGTGGTCGCCTGTAATACGGCGTCCTCGTTTGCACTGGAGCGCCTGCAGCAGCGCTTGCCGGTCCCGGTAGTTGGGGTGATTTTGCCTGGTGCACGGTGTGCGGTGCGTTTGAGCCGCCGTCATGTGGTGGGCGTAATCGGAACCCATGGCACGGTGAGCAGTGATGCCTACCCCCGGGCGTTAAAAGCATTGCGGCCTGATATGCAGGTGGTTTCCGAACCCTGTCCGCTGTTTGTGCCGTTGGCTGAAGAGGGCTGGGCTGAACACCCGGTGGCTCACCAGGTGGCCCAGGAATATCTGGCACCTCTTCTGGAGCAGCAGATTGATACGTTGGTGCTGGGGTGTACCCATTATCCATTGCTCAAGTCGACATTACGGCAGGTGTTGCCCGACACGGTACAGTTGGTTGATTCCGCACAGGAGACCGCTTTGGAGGTCAAAGAACTGTTGTCGGCACACGGTTTGTTGAATCCCGGTGAACGGGGATCATGGACCTTTTTTGTGACCGATGTGCCGACACGCTTTGTTCAGGTTGGTCAGGGGTTTCTCGGTGAGCCGGTTACGCCGGTGACACGGATCAGTTTGCCCGTGTGCCCGGACTGTGCCCAGGAGTTGTCATTGTGA
- a CDS encoding GerMN domain-containing protein, producing the protein MLRWFGLLALVAFIAGVGAVFNPFNRDTEPETESVAVVVEEDQPVQRDVVLYFGDPASPFLAQEERSIAECDDDLTCIEAIVRELIVGPQTALVPVLPEQALLLGVEIDEDRVVLDFNQALVTNIPAGSSSELLSVHALVNTLAANIPYVRRLVLQVEGREIKTLRGHVDLTEPVPADFSLVHRELDVPVVEDVAASVEKQE; encoded by the coding sequence ATGTTACGCTGGTTTGGCCTGCTCGCTCTGGTGGCATTTATTGCCGGTGTCGGTGCCGTTTTTAATCCATTTAATCGGGACACTGAGCCGGAAACGGAATCGGTGGCGGTTGTGGTGGAAGAGGATCAGCCGGTACAGCGCGATGTGGTGCTTTATTTTGGTGATCCCGCTTCACCGTTTTTGGCTCAGGAAGAGCGGTCCATCGCGGAATGCGACGACGATCTGACCTGTATAGAAGCCATCGTACGCGAGTTGATTGTCGGCCCACAAACCGCGTTGGTGCCGGTTTTACCGGAGCAGGCGTTGCTGTTGGGGGTGGAGATCGACGAGGACCGGGTGGTGCTGGATTTTAATCAAGCCTTGGTGACCAACATTCCGGCGGGGAGCAGTTCAGAACTGTTGAGTGTGCATGCCCTGGTCAATACTTTAGCAGCCAATATCCCGTATGTGCGCCGTCTGGTGCTTCAGGTGGAAGGCCGTGAAATCAAAACCCTGCGTGGCCATGTTGATTTAACGGAACCGGTTCCCGCTGATTTTTCATTGGTGCATCGTGAACTCGATGTTCCGGTGGTGGAAGATGTCGCAGCCTCGGTGGAAAAACAGGAATAA
- a CDS encoding homocysteine S-methyltransferase family protein: MNRFLEAIQQRVLILDGAMGTMLQARGLAAGGCPELMNLEKPEVVEGVHRDYAQAGAQIIVTNTFGGTRSKLEHYGLEDKVHEINVQAARLARAALADPANDFVAGSIGPTGRFVEPVGDAGFDDMVEIYAEQVKALVAGGVDLLTCETFLDIRELKAAVMACREYADVPVMAMMTFDDGGRTVLGTPPAAAAVMLEGLGVDVVGTNCGLGIDGMYELLAQMRDVCSCPLIAQANAGLPILKDGETIFPATPVEMTSHHDQLIALGVRVLGGCCGTTPEHIRVMRQAMDERGQQWTAPARRGVLSSRTQVVAVGPEQPCAIIGERINPTGKKGYSAELREGKTAYIRREAQQQTDAGATLLDVNCGAPGADEPLALERAVHAITGVVGTPLVLDSSDPIALERGLKAADGKVLINSVNGEEKSLATVLPLAKKYGAAIIGLTLDGQGIPQTAEGRVEIAERIIERAQAVGIQRCDIVIDCLALTVSAEQDQAIETLKAIRTLTQDHGMATVLGVSNISFGLPRRPLMSSTFFAMALQAGLSAAIINPKDQAMMDAFRSAMVLLGKDLRAERYIDAYADVQETAPAVAAVAGAEPSIRERLAQAIIDGDQDGVVALVELALKDGLDVLQISNEGLLAGLEEVGRRFGANRIFLPQVLLSAETMKTAFARLKQEMKGEQVASLGKIMMATVEGDIHDIGKNIVCTLLENHGYEVIDLGKNVSAVHIVEQAQAADVDAVGLSALMTTTLQQMQITIDALKEAGVKVFTMVGGAVVTQDYADEIGADLYAEDALEAVAKIKQMLQST; this comes from the coding sequence ATGAACAGATTTCTTGAAGCAATACAGCAGCGTGTGCTGATTCTTGATGGTGCCATGGGGACCATGCTCCAGGCCCGTGGCCTTGCTGCCGGTGGGTGTCCGGAGTTGATGAACCTGGAGAAGCCGGAGGTGGTCGAGGGGGTGCATCGGGATTATGCCCAGGCCGGAGCGCAGATCATTGTCACCAATACCTTTGGCGGCACCCGCAGCAAACTGGAGCATTACGGTCTTGAGGACAAGGTGCATGAGATCAATGTTCAGGCTGCCCGCCTGGCACGTGCCGCTCTTGCCGATCCGGCCAATGATTTTGTTGCCGGCAGTATTGGTCCGACCGGCCGCTTTGTCGAACCGGTGGGTGATGCGGGTTTTGATGACATGGTCGAAATTTACGCCGAGCAGGTCAAGGCGCTGGTCGCCGGTGGTGTTGATCTGCTGACCTGTGAGACCTTCCTTGATATTCGTGAGCTCAAGGCCGCCGTGATGGCGTGTCGCGAGTATGCCGATGTGCCGGTGATGGCTATGATGACCTTTGACGATGGCGGTCGCACGGTGTTGGGAACACCGCCCGCCGCAGCGGCGGTAATGCTCGAAGGTCTCGGTGTGGACGTGGTCGGCACCAACTGTGGTCTTGGCATTGATGGCATGTACGAATTGCTGGCACAGATGCGCGACGTATGTTCCTGTCCTCTCATTGCCCAGGCCAATGCCGGATTGCCGATCCTGAAAGACGGCGAGACCATCTTCCCGGCAACGCCCGTGGAGATGACCAGTCATCACGACCAGCTGATTGCGCTGGGGGTGCGGGTCCTTGGCGGTTGTTGCGGAACCACGCCGGAGCATATCCGGGTGATGCGTCAGGCCATGGATGAACGTGGTCAGCAGTGGACGGCTCCAGCACGCCGTGGTGTGCTGTCGAGTCGTACCCAGGTGGTTGCCGTCGGGCCTGAGCAGCCCTGTGCCATTATCGGTGAGCGGATCAATCCCACCGGCAAAAAAGGCTACAGTGCCGAACTGCGCGAGGGCAAGACCGCCTATATCCGTCGCGAAGCCCAACAACAGACCGATGCCGGGGCAACCCTGCTTGATGTTAACTGCGGTGCGCCTGGAGCGGATGAACCGCTGGCGTTGGAGCGTGCCGTGCATGCCATCACCGGTGTCGTTGGAACCCCGCTGGTTCTCGACTCGTCTGATCCCATTGCTCTGGAGCGCGGCTTGAAAGCGGCTGACGGCAAGGTGTTGATCAACTCGGTTAATGGCGAGGAGAAAAGTCTTGCCACCGTGTTACCGTTGGCGAAGAAGTACGGTGCTGCCATTATAGGTCTGACTCTGGATGGCCAGGGGATTCCCCAGACAGCCGAAGGGCGGGTCGAGATTGCCGAACGCATTATTGAACGGGCACAGGCGGTAGGTATTCAGCGCTGTGATATCGTCATCGACTGTCTGGCCTTGACCGTTTCGGCCGAACAGGATCAGGCGATTGAAACGCTCAAGGCGATCCGTACCCTGACTCAGGATCACGGTATGGCGACGGTGCTTGGGGTGAGTAATATCTCGTTTGGTTTGCCGCGGCGACCGTTGATGTCGTCGACCTTTTTTGCCATGGCATTGCAGGCTGGACTGAGTGCGGCGATCATCAACCCCAAAGATCAGGCCATGATGGATGCGTTTCGTTCTGCCATGGTGTTGCTGGGTAAGGATCTGCGTGCCGAGCGCTACATTGATGCCTATGCCGATGTTCAGGAGACTGCTCCTGCCGTGGCAGCGGTGGCCGGTGCAGAGCCGTCTATCCGCGAGCGTTTGGCCCAGGCAATCATTGACGGCGATCAGGATGGGGTGGTGGCCCTGGTTGAGCTGGCTCTGAAGGACGGGCTGGATGTGCTGCAGATCAGTAATGAAGGATTACTTGCCGGCCTCGAAGAGGTCGGGCGTCGGTTTGGCGCAAACCGCATCTTTTTGCCGCAGGTGCTGCTCAGTGCCGAAACCATGAAAACCGCCTTTGCCCGTCTCAAACAGGAGATGAAGGGCGAGCAGGTTGCTTCGCTGGGCAAAATCATGATGGCGACGGTAGAAGGTGATATTCATGACATCGGCAAGAATATCGTCTGCACATTGCTGGAGAATCACGGCTACGAAGTGATTGATCTGGGCAAGAATGTCTCCGCAGTGCACATTGTTGAACAGGCCCAGGCTGCTGATGTCGATGCCGTTGGGCTGTCCGCACTGATGACGACGACATTGCAGCAGATGCAAATTACCATTGATGCCCTCAAGGAAGCCGGCGTCAAGGTCTTCACAATGGTGGGTGGCGCAGTTGTCACCCAGGATTATGCCGATGAAATCGGTGCTGATCTCTACGCGGAAGATGCGTTGGAAGCCGTGGCTAAAATTAAGCAAATGCTCCAGAGCACTTAA
- a CDS encoding ATP-binding protein, translating to MNVLLLTLGIGFFAAFHHKRDQQNMIELTTQGAEIVMATIENAIFNSKCKGDAERLQKTLQFISQSPNLLGVRIFDPQEKRIINSSFDSEIDQPVSPQDLEVYTSGRTSGLIEGKDEEVLSIVKPIRARELCQECHGPDAGVLGVLNLEYSMHETNARLDSSSRCFSLSMIFITVLLSVGVAVILMRFVRKPIQVISDRMARVEAGDLKVRMVPKHHDEIAFLMRSFNSMVEKLETAKHELEAYHFSQMEQADRLASIGEMATGMAHEIKNPLAGISGAVTVLADDLAKDDPRRQVVQDILAQIARLNKTATDLLNFGRPGSPQCDFVDVNDVVKQTLFFVAQHPEAKNIHQITELTRDLPPVWADRKQIQQVLLNIIINALQSMPNGGSLTVQTELTREHDERRYVRIQIVDTGSGIPVETLDKIFTPFYTTKNRGTGLGLAICKQLVKQNDGHISVLSSPDEGTSFAISLPVADLPQIEQSQHEDAHE from the coding sequence ATGAATGTATTGTTGTTGACGCTTGGAATCGGCTTTTTTGCCGCGTTTCACCATAAGCGTGATCAGCAGAACATGATCGAGTTGACCACTCAAGGGGCCGAAATTGTCATGGCCACCATTGAAAATGCCATTTTTAACTCCAAGTGCAAGGGGGATGCGGAACGGCTGCAAAAAACGCTGCAGTTTATTTCGCAGAGCCCCAACCTGCTCGGTGTGCGCATTTTCGATCCCCAAGAAAAACGGATCATCAATTCCTCGTTTGACTCGGAAATTGACCAGCCGGTATCGCCTCAGGATCTGGAGGTTTACACCAGTGGCCGCACCTCCGGACTGATCGAGGGCAAAGACGAGGAAGTGCTCAGCATTGTCAAACCGATCAGGGCGCGTGAGTTGTGCCAGGAGTGCCATGGTCCGGATGCCGGAGTGCTCGGTGTGCTGAACCTTGAATATTCCATGCATGAGACCAATGCACGCCTGGACAGTTCATCGCGTTGTTTCTCCCTGTCGATGATTTTTATCACGGTGTTGCTGTCGGTTGGTGTCGCCGTGATTCTGATGCGTTTTGTGCGTAAACCCATCCAGGTGATCAGTGACCGCATGGCACGGGTGGAAGCCGGTGATCTCAAAGTGCGTATGGTGCCGAAACACCATGATGAGATTGCTTTTCTGATGCGCAGTTTCAACTCCATGGTCGAAAAGCTCGAAACCGCCAAGCACGAACTCGAAGCCTACCATTTCAGCCAGATGGAGCAGGCTGATCGTCTGGCATCGATTGGTGAGATGGCCACGGGCATGGCCCATGAGATTAAAAACCCCCTGGCTGGGATCAGTGGCGCGGTGACGGTTCTGGCTGATGATTTGGCCAAAGATGATCCACGTCGGCAAGTGGTGCAGGATATCCTGGCCCAGATCGCCCGACTCAACAAAACTGCTACCGATCTGCTTAATTTTGGTCGCCCCGGTTCACCACAGTGTGATTTTGTCGATGTCAATGATGTGGTCAAGCAGACGCTGTTCTTCGTCGCGCAGCATCCGGAAGCCAAAAATATTCATCAAATCACTGAGTTGACGCGTGACTTGCCGCCGGTATGGGCCGACCGCAAGCAGATTCAGCAGGTGTTGCTCAACATCATCATCAATGCCCTGCAATCCATGCCAAACGGCGGCTCACTCACGGTACAGACGGAGTTGACCCGCGAACATGATGAGCGCCGTTACGTGCGGATTCAGATTGTTGATACCGGCAGCGGCATTCCGGTGGAGACGCTGGACAAAATCTTCACCCCGTTCTATACCACGAAAAACCGTGGTACCGGTTTGGGACTGGCTATCTGCAAACAGCTGGTCAAGCAGAATGACGGGCATATTTCCGTATTAAGTTCCCCGGACGAGGGGACCTCCTTTGCCATTTCACTGCCAGTGGCGGACCTGCCGCAGATTGAGCAGTCACAACACGAGGATGCGCATGAATAA
- a CDS encoding sigma-54 dependent transcriptional regulator yields the protein MNNYRVLVVDDEHLIRWSLEQSLKKQGYHVHTVGSGEEALDYVRSDSPDLVFLDIQLPGIDGIETLEKIKEIDSDISVIMITALGVLETAVKAMQLGAYDYINKPFNLDELSVVLRKALETQALKKEVEHLRTEKKRTQSSSRIVAESSHMKNVLDMVSKIAQSDAATVLVQGESGTGKELVARALHYDSPRSELPFMAINCAAVPETLLESELMGHEKGSFTDAKNQKKGLFELANGGTVFLDEIGDMPLGTQAKLLRVLEERSFRRIGGTKDIHVDVRIVAATNKELLKAIDEGTFRKDLYYRIQVIPIYLPPLRERPDDILSLAHHFVQHFNAEFGKNVTGFSNSAERYLLEYDWPGNIRELRNVIERAIILESGDTLKLELLPREMLSQTPAASNGNFQLPPEGIDIEVVEKQLIQQALALSNGNQSQAARKLHLGIDAFRYRMKKFGLL from the coding sequence ATGAATAACTATCGGGTACTGGTTGTCGATGATGAACATCTGATCCGCTGGTCGCTGGAGCAGAGCCTCAAAAAACAGGGCTACCATGTCCACACCGTCGGTTCCGGCGAAGAGGCTCTTGATTATGTGCGCAGTGACTCACCGGATCTGGTGTTTCTCGATATTCAGCTGCCGGGCATTGACGGAATTGAAACCCTGGAAAAGATCAAAGAGATCGACAGCGATATCAGTGTGATCATGATCACCGCTCTCGGTGTTCTTGAAACAGCGGTTAAAGCTATGCAGCTCGGTGCCTACGATTATATCAACAAACCGTTTAACCTCGATGAACTGTCGGTGGTTTTACGTAAGGCCCTGGAAACCCAGGCGCTGAAAAAAGAGGTGGAACATCTGCGTACCGAAAAGAAACGGACGCAGAGTTCTTCACGGATTGTTGCTGAAAGCAGTCACATGAAAAATGTGCTGGACATGGTGTCCAAGATCGCCCAGAGCGATGCGGCCACGGTGCTGGTACAAGGCGAGAGCGGTACCGGCAAAGAACTGGTGGCGCGTGCCCTGCATTACGACAGCCCACGCAGTGAGCTGCCGTTTATGGCCATCAACTGTGCTGCCGTGCCGGAAACCCTGCTGGAAAGTGAGTTGATGGGCCATGAAAAAGGCTCGTTTACCGACGCCAAAAACCAGAAAAAGGGCCTGTTTGAACTGGCCAACGGCGGCACGGTGTTTCTCGATGAGATCGGCGACATGCCTCTGGGTACCCAAGCTAAATTGCTGCGTGTTCTTGAAGAGCGCTCATTCCGGCGTATCGGCGGCACCAAGGATATTCATGTTGATGTGCGTATCGTCGCAGCGACCAACAAGGAGCTGCTCAAGGCGATTGATGAAGGCACCTTCCGCAAGGACCTCTACTATCGTATTCAGGTGATTCCCATCTATCTGCCACCGTTGCGTGAGCGGCCGGACGATATTTTGTCTTTGGCCCATCATTTTGTTCAGCATTTCAATGCTGAATTCGGCAAAAACGTTACGGGATTCTCCAACTCTGCCGAGCGGTATCTGCTCGAATATGATTGGCCCGGCAACATTCGTGAATTGCGCAATGTCATTGAACGGGCGATCATTCTCGAAAGTGGTGACACCTTGAAACTGGAGTTGTTGCCACGCGAGATGCTCAGTCAGACCCCGGCGGCGTCCAACGGCAATTTTCAGCTGCCGCCTGAGGGAATTGATATCGAGGTGGTGGAAAAACAACTGATCCAGCAGGCTTTGGCCTTGAGCAATGGCAATCAATCCCAGGCCGCACGGAAACTTCACCTCGGCATTGACGCATTTCGCTATCGGATGAAGAAGTTTGGTTTGTTGTAA
- the polA gene encoding DNA polymerase I, translated as MSSAPRLFLIDGSSYIYRAYYAIRHLSTSQGMACNAVFGFTKMLLKVVRDHNPDQLAVIFDAKGPTFRKEIYSEYKANRSKMPEDLVPQIPLIKAVVAAFNIPALEMNGFEADDIIATLARQKSAAGMDVTVVTGDKDLMQVVSDKVCLLDTMKDKQSGLAEVAERFGGTPDKVIEVQALAGDSSDNVPGVPGIGEKTAKALIEEFGDVENLLAHVDQVKGKKRQENLREFADQARLSRQLVTLVDDMDLSGLPADFARCEPDREALSELFKTLEFQQLYDEFAVAESHEQVEGDYVCVTEMAELDAMVAALRQAAVVSVDTETTSLNPMLAEVVGFCFAVEPGHGWYVPVGHCGGGAEEQLPRDEVVAQVQPLLEDASLAKVGQNLKYDALVLRRAGIELRGVVADTMLQSYLLYPASRSHGLDALAADHLGYKMISYSEVAGTGKKQIGFDEVALDVATRYAAEDADITLQLYQRFDAALDGALRELFETVEMPLLQVLIDMEWWGVRVDRERLDALSAGFSASIDQLEQQIYEQAGEEFNINSTKQLGVILFEKLDLPHGKKTKTGWSTAVDVLKNLADKHDIVALILQYRSLAKLKGTYTDALPLLIHPDTERIHTSFNQAVTATGRLSSSDPNLQNIPIRSEEGRAIREAFVPDAGQVLLAADYSQIELRVMAHMADEPTLQESFRQGEDIHQRTASEIFSVFPDMVDSEMRRRAKTINFGVLYGMGAFSLAKDLGISNKEAKQYIDHYFERYPAVLEFIEQQKQFGREHLYVETLLGRRCAVSDINSKNGQVRSYAERNAVNYPVQGSAADIIKVAMVRIHQRLQEQHLRARMVLQVHDELVFDVPKDEVDDVVALVVQEMEQAVELRVPLEVSLGRGENWREAH; from the coding sequence ATGTCTTCAGCTCCCCGCCTGTTTCTCATTGACGGATCGTCCTATATCTATCGTGCCTATTATGCCATTCGCCATCTGTCCACATCGCAAGGCATGGCGTGCAATGCGGTGTTTGGGTTTACCAAGATGCTGCTCAAGGTCGTGCGTGATCACAACCCGGATCAACTGGCGGTGATCTTTGATGCAAAAGGGCCGACTTTTCGTAAAGAGATCTACTCTGAATACAAAGCCAACCGCAGCAAAATGCCTGAGGATCTGGTGCCTCAGATCCCCCTGATCAAGGCGGTGGTGGCGGCGTTTAACATTCCGGCGTTGGAAATGAACGGTTTTGAGGCCGATGACATCATTGCCACGTTGGCTCGGCAGAAATCGGCGGCAGGTATGGATGTGACCGTGGTCACCGGGGACAAAGACCTGATGCAGGTTGTTTCCGACAAGGTGTGCCTGCTCGATACCATGAAGGATAAACAATCCGGGTTGGCCGAAGTCGCCGAACGATTTGGTGGCACCCCGGACAAGGTGATTGAAGTGCAGGCGTTGGCCGGCGATAGCTCAGACAATGTGCCGGGGGTGCCGGGAATTGGCGAAAAGACCGCCAAAGCTCTGATTGAAGAGTTTGGCGATGTTGAAAACCTGCTCGCCCATGTGGATCAGGTCAAAGGGAAAAAACGTCAGGAGAACTTGCGCGAGTTTGCTGATCAGGCGCGCCTGTCACGTCAATTGGTGACGCTGGTGGACGATATGGACCTGAGCGGTTTGCCCGCTGATTTTGCACGTTGTGAGCCGGACCGCGAGGCTTTGTCGGAATTGTTTAAGACGTTGGAGTTCCAGCAACTCTATGACGAGTTTGCTGTCGCCGAGTCCCATGAGCAGGTCGAAGGCGATTATGTGTGTGTCACCGAAATGGCTGAGCTGGATGCCATGGTGGCGGCGTTGCGCCAAGCTGCGGTAGTCAGTGTTGATACCGAGACCACCTCACTCAATCCGATGCTGGCCGAGGTGGTGGGATTCTGTTTTGCGGTTGAACCGGGCCATGGCTGGTATGTGCCGGTCGGACACTGTGGCGGCGGCGCCGAAGAGCAACTGCCTCGCGACGAGGTGGTGGCACAGGTGCAACCGCTTCTCGAGGACGCGAGCTTAGCCAAAGTGGGGCAGAACCTCAAATACGATGCGCTGGTGTTGCGGCGTGCCGGGATTGAACTGCGCGGTGTGGTGGCCGATACCATGCTGCAATCGTACCTGCTCTATCCGGCGTCGCGTTCCCATGGTCTCGATGCGCTGGCAGCCGATCATCTCGGCTACAAGATGATCAGTTACAGTGAGGTGGCCGGTACCGGCAAAAAACAGATCGGTTTCGATGAGGTGGCTCTTGATGTGGCCACCCGCTATGCGGCCGAAGATGCTGATATCACCCTGCAACTTTATCAGCGCTTCGATGCCGCGCTTGACGGTGCCCTGCGGGAACTGTTCGAAACCGTTGAGATGCCGTTGTTGCAGGTGTTGATCGACATGGAATGGTGGGGCGTACGTGTTGACCGTGAGCGGCTGGATGCGTTGAGTGCCGGATTCAGTGCTTCGATTGACCAGCTCGAACAGCAGATTTATGAACAGGCTGGCGAAGAGTTTAACATCAACTCAACCAAGCAGCTCGGTGTAATTCTATTTGAAAAACTCGACCTGCCGCATGGCAAGAAAACCAAGACCGGCTGGTCCACAGCCGTAGATGTGTTAAAAAATCTCGCCGACAAGCATGATATTGTCGCCCTGATTTTGCAATATCGCTCGCTGGCGAAGCTGAAAGGCACCTATACCGATGCGTTGCCGTTGCTGATTCATCCCGATACCGAGCGGATTCACACCTCATTTAATCAGGCTGTCACCGCGACGGGACGACTGTCGTCGAGCGACCCTAATCTGCAGAATATCCCCATTCGCAGTGAAGAGGGTCGGGCGATTCGTGAAGCCTTTGTCCCGGATGCCGGACAGGTGTTGCTGGCTGCCGACTACTCACAGATTGAATTGCGGGTCATGGCGCACATGGCCGATGAGCCGACTCTGCAGGAGAGTTTTCGCCAGGGAGAGGATATCCATCAACGCACTGCCAGTGAAATTTTCAGTGTTTTTCCCGACATGGTCGACAGTGAGATGCGCCGCCGCGCCAAAACCATCAATTTTGGGGTCCTGTACGGCATGGGCGCATTCAGCCTGGCCAAGGACCTGGGCATCTCCAATAAAGAAGCGAAGCAATATATTGACCATTATTTCGAACGCTACCCGGCAGTGCTGGAGTTTATTGAGCAGCAAAAACAATTCGGTCGCGAGCATCTCTATGTCGAGACCTTGTTAGGGCGCCGTTGTGCGGTGAGCGACATCAACAGCAAGAACGGCCAGGTGCGCAGTTATGCCGAACGCAATGCCGTCAACTACCCGGTGCAGGGCTCCGCTGCCGACATTATCAAGGTGGCCATGGTGCGCATTCACCAGCGTCTTCAGGAGCAGCACCTCAGAGCCCGTATGGTGTTACAGGTCCATGATGAACTGGTGTTTGATGTTCCCAAAGACGAAGTGGATGATGTTGTCGCTCTGGTGGTTCAAGAGATGGAGCAGGCTGTGGAACTACGCGTCCCCTTGGAGGTGTCGTTGGGCCGGGGTGAAAATTGGCGTGAAGCGCATTAG
- a CDS encoding NAD(P)-dependent oxidoreductase, which translates to MIKEIGFIGLGTVGKSMATNLLKGNYNLTVFDHRTEAVDELVAKGAKAASTTLDAVKEKDLVMTVLPDEEELKQALSAAGSFLEGIAPGTILCDLGTHSLEVTMEVSKKAAQNKIMFLDAPVWGTKEHAAHGLLTILVGGDNSVVSRCREVLSHVGLNILHVGDVGDATKMKFVVTLMQSQLMEALAESLVLGDRLGFTNDQILEVLDAGGVASPLLHKKGRSVARGDFSRNLALKYVHAGLCKVKEAADITGARLPGMEAVLDLYTEAMEDGRGEEDFSAIIKVLQK; encoded by the coding sequence ATGATTAAGGAAATCGGGTTTATCGGGTTGGGAACTGTGGGCAAGTCCATGGCCACCAATCTTCTTAAGGGGAATTATAATCTCACTGTTTTTGATCACCGCACAGAGGCCGTCGATGAATTGGTAGCCAAGGGCGCAAAAGCAGCATCAACAACACTGGATGCGGTCAAAGAGAAAGATTTGGTGATGACGGTTCTTCCTGATGAGGAAGAACTCAAGCAGGCCCTCTCGGCTGCTGGCAGCTTTCTCGAAGGTATTGCCCCGGGAACAATTTTGTGTGATCTGGGGACTCATTCCCTAGAAGTCACCATGGAAGTGTCGAAAAAGGCTGCTCAAAACAAGATCATGTTTCTTGATGCTCCGGTCTGGGGAACCAAAGAGCATGCTGCTCACGGCCTGTTGACCATTTTGGTCGGCGGCGACAACTCAGTGGTGAGCCGCTGTCGCGAAGTGCTGTCCCACGTTGGTCTGAATATTCTTCATGTCGGCGATGTTGGTGATGCCACCAAGATGAAATTTGTCGTCACCCTGATGCAGTCACAATTGATGGAAGCGTTAGCGGAAAGTCTGGTATTGGGTGACCGCCTAGGTTTCACCAACGATCAGATCCTCGAAGTGCTTGACGCCGGTGGCGTTGCTTCACCGTTGCTGCACAAGAAAGGCCGCTCCGTGGCTCGTGGCGACTTCAGCCGTAATCTGGCACTCAAATATGTCCATGCCGGTCTGTGCAAAGTCAAGGAAGCAGCGGATATTACCGGTGCCCGGCTGCCGGGGATGGAAGCGGTTCTTGATCTGTACACCGAAGCCATGGAAGATGGTCGTGGTGAGGAAGATTTTTCAGCGATTATCAAGGTGTTGCAGAAGTAA